One Oryza glaberrima chromosome 11, OglaRS2, whole genome shotgun sequence genomic region harbors:
- the LOC127754762 gene encoding uncharacterized protein LOC127754762, which yields MSRSLLPRSSILLVLRPRVPSTPHRCFAIGAAAAVDGGETWRGQLRQGEGEGRSRAVKVSVWWDFQSCHLPQGANPCRVATRVTAALRDAGIRGPVDITAFGDAYMLPRAVQEALAATGVAFSHVPSSGKGGPDQLFMADLTYWIAQNPPPAHFFLISGNKGLANILHRLRMSNYNVLLACPSADSSVLCSAATIMWPWDALVKGLDFSPKHFNQPPDGISFSWYGHYRGPLDDLFLNSESDDSMAESEDSLAESRDSKAFQPHTKSVKPPILPKSVANGVRQVLYSFPEGISLPNLRAELRKNHVFMDKGLFGFKNFSSLLQAMPDVVKFIDPLPGERNQPAVVGVSKRSMEPAEQIYKGKSSAQSSGEFKRLVQTLNEKPPSSHVPSSSSDILSADRKKVLAVDAPSSQSDLLSRSQEKAPPVDLTTQPETPASCMEADVESVAGASAFTGEQITVDKKGLFERICVLWNDTEPVKPMLSPSQDDTHSKGSNDLLTQYANSNEHNSLLTRTLKIFSTTDNSDGDNVDSTSAISSSFSNMSANDHSDKLNVKENVGNTIIHSSRSVDTSNAEHKVGFIEKSKGIFSWAAKWWASGKPDTDDNLSSVHINDGTREESEKESAFVKTAATASEQQVGVELFMKPYFWDALQQYLSTPHGSDLVSKAKTREELAHGLQKQGHWPLKCLGGKHHHQLVDLLISEKQWIKESSSQTSPFRLALPQRRACSPLSFFTNGRPSDQRKHVDDRSPTLSRTSVHVLPTKNGKGQASCKSNENQSKSDDFLEKELGPVSDSGKPYRQNDKAVRHHPPTCSDDEFSDDENHEVVQEAGRDAAQSSLFKIIDSWNTSKTICSSKKQHGIGGIVDCSRINRGNGGDNSITENAEKATSLSKHSYMTSDSDEEKLFNSVLGSLQNAKNSSLPG from the exons ATGTCGCGGTCTCTCCTCCCGCGCAGCAGCATTCTACTCGTCCTTCGACCGCGAGTCCCGTCCACACCCCACCGATGCTTCGCGattggggcggcggcggcagttgaCGGCGGCGAGACGTGGCGGGGGCAACTCCggcagggggagggggaggggaggagcaggGCGGTGAAGGTGTCGGTGTGGTGGGACTTCCAGAGCTGCCACCTCCCGCAGGGCGCCAACCCGTGCCGCGTCGCCACGCGCGTCACGGCGGCGCTGCGGGACGCCGGCATCCGCGGCCCCGTCGACATCACCGCCTTCGGCGACGCCTACATGCTCCCCCGCGCCGTCCAGGAGGctctcgccgccaccggcgtcgCCTTCTCGCACGTCCCTTCCA GTGGAAAGGGCGGTCCCGACCAATTGTTCATGGCTGATCTGACCTATTGGATTGCTCAGAATCCTCCACCGGCCCATTTCTTCCTTATATCTGGCAACAAAGGCCTTGCAAACATCCTGCATCGCCTCCGGATGAGCAATTATAATGTACTGCTTGCCTGCCCCAGTGCTGACTCTAGTGTATTGTGCAGTGCAGCAACGATTATGTGGCCATGGGATGCTTTAGTTAAAGGGTTGGATTTCTCACCAAAACATTTTAACCAACCACCTGATGGTATATCCTTTTCTTGGTACGGTCACTATAGGGGACCCCTTGATGACTTGTTCTTGAACTCAGAGTCAGATGACTCTATGGCAGAGTCAGAGGACTCCCTGGCAGAGTCAAGGGACTCCAAGGCTTTTCAACCACATACCAAGTCAGTGAAACCACCTATTTTACCCAAATCTGTGGCCAATGGGGTTAGGCAAGTACTGTACTCCTTTCCTGAAGGTATCAGTCTTCCAAATCTTCGAGCAGAGCTTAGAAAGAATCATGTGTTCATGGATAAAGGATTATTTGGCTTCAAAaacttctcttctcttctccaagcCATGCCTGATGTTGTGAAGTTTATAGATCCTCTACCAGGTGAAAGAAACCAGCCTGCTGTGGTTGGGGTTTCCAAGAGATCAATGGAGCCTGCTGAGCAAATTTACAAGGGAAAGAGTTCTGCTCAAAGCAGTGGTGAGTTCAAACGCCTCGTTCAGACTCTTAATGAGAAACCACCATCATCACATGTCCCATCTTCTTCATCAGATATTTTATCTGCGGACCGCAAGAAAGTTCTAGCAGTTGATGCCCCATCTTCCCAATCTGACTTGTTATCTAGGAGCCAAGAGAAAGCTCCCCCTGTTGATTTGACTACACAACCTGAAACACCTGCAAGCTGTATGGAAGCTGATGTGGAGAGTGTTGCTGGAGCTTCTGCCTTTACAGGAGAGCAAATTACTGTTGACAAAAAGGGGCTATTTGAAAGGATTTGTGTACTATGGAATGATACAGAGCCTGTTAAGCCTATGCTTTCTCCGTCTCAAGATGATACCCATTCTAAAGGCTCCAATGATTTACTAACTCAGTATGCCAATAGTAACGAACATAACAGTCTTTTGACAAGGACCTTGAAGATCTTTTCCACAACTGACAATTCAGATGGAGACAATGTTGACAGCACTTCAGCAATTAGCAGCAGTTTCTCAAATATGTCTGCCAATGACCATTCTGACAAATTAAATGTCAAGGAGAATGTAGGGAATACGATCATCCATTCTAGTAGATCAGTTGACACGAGCAACGCTGAACATAAAGTTGGGTTTATAGAAAAAAGCAAAGGAATATTTAGCTGGGCTGCAAAGTGGTGGGCGTCTGGAAAACCAGACACAGATGACAATTTAAGTTCAGTACATATCAATGATGGAACAAGGGAAGAATCAGAAAAAGAATCTGCATTTGTAAAGACAGCTGCTACTGCAAGTGAACAGCAAGTAGGAGTTGAACTGTTCATGAAACCTTACTTCTGGGATGCACTACAGCAATATTTGTCTACCCCTCATGGATCAGATCTTGTTTCAAAAGCAAAGACAAG GGAGGAGTTAGCGCATGGACTACAGAAGCAAGGCCATTGGCCTCTAAAATGCCTTGGTGGGAAACACCACCACCAATTAGTAGATTTGCTTATCTCAGAAAAGCAATGGATCAAAGAATCTTCATCACAAACGTCTCCTTTTCGACTTGCCCTCCCCCAGAGAAGAGCTTGTTCTCCACTATCATTTTTTACGAATGGAAGGCCATCAGACCAGCGTAAACATGTCGATGACAGAAGCCCAACTCTGTCTAGAACGTCGGTCCATGTTTTACCTACAAAAAATGGGAAGGGTCAGGCCAGCTGCAAGAGCAATGAGAATCAAAGTAAGAGTGATGACTTTTTGGAGAAAGAGCTTGGTCCAGTATCTGACAGTGGTAAACCATATCGACAAAATGATAAAGCAGTCCGGCATCATCCTCCTACCTGTTCAGATGATGAATTTTCTGATGATGAAAATCATGAGGTGGTCCAAGAGGCTGGGAGAGATGCAGCACAAAGTTCACTCTTCAAAATTATTGATTCGTGGAACACTAGTAAGACTATTTGTTCTAGCAAGAAACAGCACGGCATTGGTGGTATAGTGGACTGCTCTAGAATCAACAGAGGTAATGGTGGTGACAATTCGATCACAGAAAATGCAGAAAAGGCTACAAGCTTATCAAAACATTCTTATATGACCTCAGATTCAGATGAAGAGAAGTTATTCAACAGTGTCTTGGGCAGTCTGCAGAATGCAA